Proteins co-encoded in one Cytophaga hutchinsonii ATCC 33406 genomic window:
- a CDS encoding YfhO family protein: MKSVSLKSLLPHVLVHVVFIGILFIFYSPVTKGKKLVQNDVVQSGAALQEANEYTKSGSEEILWSNSSFSGMPVWRGYGSNLVTSVHKAALAIFPVTVYMSYLAFLGFYILALVLGANVTIAMLVSAAFTLTSFNIVSIEAGHVNKVLAMATMAPVIAGVILVYERKYWIGIFVTVFFLALHLYYGHYQISYYLLITLGFYAAYKIYEAIRDKSYKHFLIGSLVLIGAAVVSILPNISSILTNYEYSKSTTRGGSELSAAKKEGGGLDKEYAMSWSNGITEIFTMYMPYFNGGASGEELDQSSATYKALASKVDRAQAKQFIKQIPLYWGDQPFTSGPVYFGAIIIFLFIFGMFLIKDPSKWIWLAIAVFSFMMSWGKNIEWFSDLLFYHVPLYNKFRSVTMAVSIAQLVFPLLACIALVKVIQPELERDQAQKALVKAFAICGGFAVLMLLTGTIWFNFSSKNDANTQLPEWLMEAITEDRISKFRGDALRSLFFVTAAAALIWAIIKEKFEIKYALAALTVLVILDLFVVDKRYLNESDFIKAKGSIVEKAIPKTEQDQQILTDKGYYRVLNLTKSPFNDATTSFYHKSIGGYSAIKLSRYQDLIENQISKNNIEVMNMLNTRYIISGARQEGGEPMVQRNPGAYGNAWFVKETKIVANADEEIKALDSISPKTEAFIDQRFAKAGKAYTLDSSSYITLTEYHPNHLTYESSAASEQFAVFSEVYYQPGWNAYVDGKPTPHVRVNYILRGMELPAGKHKILFKFEPEHYIRSEKVAYAGSLFWIALLLGTLVMSLRKTK, translated from the coding sequence ATGAAATCAGTATCATTAAAATCATTGCTCCCGCACGTGCTTGTGCACGTAGTATTTATAGGGATCTTATTTATTTTTTACAGTCCGGTAACAAAAGGTAAAAAACTAGTTCAGAACGACGTTGTACAATCAGGCGCTGCTTTACAGGAAGCGAATGAATATACGAAGAGCGGAAGCGAAGAAATTCTTTGGTCAAACTCAAGTTTCAGCGGTATGCCTGTATGGCGCGGTTATGGTTCAAACTTAGTTACCTCTGTCCATAAAGCAGCACTTGCTATCTTTCCCGTTACCGTATACATGAGCTATCTGGCTTTTTTAGGATTTTATATTCTGGCGCTGGTCCTCGGAGCTAATGTAACCATTGCCATGCTGGTTTCAGCAGCATTTACATTAACCTCCTTTAACATTGTAAGTATCGAAGCGGGCCACGTGAATAAGGTATTGGCCATGGCTACGATGGCACCGGTTATTGCCGGAGTTATACTGGTATATGAAAGAAAATACTGGATCGGTATATTTGTAACGGTATTTTTTCTGGCCTTACATCTGTATTACGGCCATTACCAGATCAGTTATTATCTATTGATTACATTAGGGTTTTATGCTGCCTATAAAATCTATGAGGCTATACGTGATAAATCTTACAAGCATTTTTTAATCGGATCACTTGTATTAATAGGTGCTGCAGTTGTTTCTATCCTTCCGAATATTTCTTCTATTCTGACAAATTATGAGTATTCTAAAAGTACTACACGCGGCGGTTCAGAATTAAGCGCGGCAAAAAAAGAAGGCGGTGGTTTAGATAAAGAATATGCAATGAGCTGGAGCAACGGCATTACAGAAATTTTCACCATGTATATGCCATACTTTAACGGAGGTGCCTCGGGTGAAGAACTGGATCAGAGTTCAGCAACTTACAAAGCACTGGCTTCTAAAGTAGACAGAGCACAGGCCAAACAGTTTATCAAACAGATTCCGTTGTATTGGGGAGATCAGCCATTTACTTCCGGTCCGGTATATTTTGGCGCAATCATTATATTTTTATTTATATTCGGAATGTTTTTAATCAAAGATCCGTCTAAATGGATCTGGCTGGCTATTGCCGTTTTCTCATTCATGATGAGCTGGGGTAAAAACATCGAATGGTTCAGCGATTTATTATTCTATCACGTGCCGCTTTATAACAAGTTCCGTTCCGTAACAATGGCTGTATCCATTGCACAGCTTGTGTTTCCATTGCTGGCATGTATTGCACTGGTTAAAGTTATCCAGCCTGAATTGGAAAGAGATCAGGCACAGAAAGCATTGGTGAAAGCATTTGCGATATGCGGAGGCTTTGCCGTATTGATGCTTCTTACAGGTACCATCTGGTTTAATTTCTCATCTAAAAATGATGCAAACACGCAATTGCCGGAATGGTTGATGGAAGCGATTACCGAAGACCGTATATCTAAATTCAGAGGAGATGCACTTCGTTCGCTGTTTTTTGTAACAGCAGCAGCAGCATTGATTTGGGCAATCATCAAAGAGAAGTTTGAAATAAAATATGCGCTGGCTGCATTAACCGTTTTAGTAATTCTTGATCTGTTTGTAGTGGACAAACGTTATTTGAATGAAAGCGATTTTATAAAAGCAAAAGGATCTATTGTTGAAAAAGCAATTCCTAAAACAGAACAGGATCAGCAGATATTAACAGACAAAGGGTATTACAGAGTGTTAAATCTTACCAAGAGTCCGTTTAATGATGCAACAACATCCTTTTATCACAAGTCTATTGGCGGCTACAGTGCCATTAAATTGTCACGCTATCAGGATTTGATTGAAAACCAGATCAGCAAGAATAACATAGAAGTAATGAACATGCTGAATACACGCTATATTATTTCCGGAGCACGCCAGGAAGGCGGAGAGCCTATGGTACAGCGTAACCCCGGTGCGTATGGCAATGCCTGGTTTGTAAAAGAAACAAAAATTGTTGCAAATGCAGATGAAGAAATAAAAGCATTAGATAGTATCTCACCAAAGACAGAAGCCTTTATTGATCAGCGTTTTGCTAAAGCAGGAAAAGCATACACCTTAGATTCTTCTTCATACATTACATTAACGGAATACCACCCGAACCATTTAACCTATGAAAGCAGTGCTGCATCCGAACAATTTGCCGTATTCTCGGAAGTATACTACCAGCCGGGCTGGAATGCATATGTAGACGGAAAACCAACACCGCATGTACGTGTAAATTATATTCTGCGTGGTATGGAGCTTCCTGCAGGCAAACATAAGATCTTATTCAAATTCGAACCGGAGCATTATATCCGAAGCGAAAAAGTAGCGTACGCCGGATCTCTTTTCTGGATCGCATTATTACTGGGAACATTGGTTATGTCGTTACGCAAAACCAAGTAA
- a CDS encoding glycosyltransferase family 2 protein, which translates to MSEPVPFLSIITVVYNNVAGLQYTFESIHKQTDKDFEWIVVDGGSRDGTKEWLEKLSFAPLKFVSEKDNGLYDAMNKGLAMAAGKFVWFMNSGDGIYAETTVATLKSQAAANDILYGETMLIDEQAAAIGIRSEKTTRVLPEKMTTYSMIKGMVVCHQSFIPKRSIAPLYDLKYRFSADIDWVISCLEKAVQVHNCKMILSSYLVGGLSVQNQKTGWKERWKIYVAHYGFLYTSLAHVYIILRYLWVFKILKRNH; encoded by the coding sequence ATGTCTGAGCCAGTTCCCTTTCTATCCATCATAACGGTTGTATACAATAATGTAGCTGGATTGCAATATACTTTTGAATCCATTCATAAGCAGACAGATAAAGACTTTGAGTGGATTGTTGTGGATGGAGGTTCCCGTGACGGGACAAAAGAATGGTTAGAGAAACTCAGTTTCGCGCCCTTAAAATTTGTATCTGAAAAAGACAATGGCTTGTACGATGCCATGAACAAAGGGCTTGCAATGGCCGCCGGTAAATTTGTGTGGTTCATGAATTCCGGTGATGGCATTTATGCTGAAACCACAGTAGCAACGCTGAAAAGCCAGGCAGCGGCTAACGATATTTTATATGGAGAAACCATGCTGATTGATGAACAGGCTGCTGCTATCGGAATTCGCTCTGAAAAAACCACACGTGTGCTGCCGGAAAAAATGACAACGTATTCCATGATAAAAGGTATGGTTGTTTGTCATCAGTCTTTTATACCCAAGCGAAGCATTGCACCTTTATATGATCTCAAATACCGCTTCAGCGCTGATATTGACTGGGTAATCTCTTGCTTGGAAAAAGCCGTGCAGGTGCATAACTGTAAGATGATTTTATCCAGCTACCTGGTAGGCGGGCTGTCTGTACAAAATCAAAAAACCGGCTGGAAAGAGCGCTGGAAAATCTACGTAGCGCATTATGGTTTTTTATATACTTCTTTAGCGCATGTGTATATTATACTCAGATACCTGTGGGTATTTAAAATTTTAAAAAGAAATCATTAA
- the pfkA gene encoding 6-phosphofructokinase, with translation MKKIAVYTSGGDAPGMNACIRAAVRAGHYHNLEVYGIVRGYDGMINGNFIELDNRAVSNIIQKGGTILKSARSEEFRSPEGRRKAFDQIQKFGIDGLVAIGGNGTFTGAELFYNEYQIPCVGAPGTIDNDLYGSDFTIGYDTAVNTCLAAIDKIRDTADAHERVFFIEVMGRDTGYIAVRSAISGGAEMAIIPEFPYDKNVVINRLKHGTSDTKASHIIIVAEGHQEGRASMIARDIKEALPQLDCRVTTLGHVQRGGGPSAADRVLASRLGLATVEGLLEGRANVMAGIIDHKVVYTPFIDTITKRKPINEDLLSLAEKLNGRSYKV, from the coding sequence ATGAAGAAAATAGCAGTATATACATCTGGGGGCGATGCGCCAGGAATGAATGCATGTATTCGCGCGGCGGTTCGTGCGGGTCATTACCATAATCTTGAAGTTTATGGTATTGTTCGTGGATATGACGGGATGATTAATGGGAATTTTATCGAACTTGACAATCGTGCTGTTAGTAACATTATTCAAAAAGGCGGAACGATTCTAAAATCTGCGCGCAGCGAAGAATTCAGATCTCCGGAGGGAAGACGCAAAGCGTTCGATCAGATTCAGAAATTCGGTATCGACGGTTTGGTTGCCATTGGCGGTAACGGAACATTTACCGGAGCTGAATTATTTTACAATGAATATCAAATCCCTTGTGTTGGCGCACCGGGAACAATAGATAATGATCTGTATGGTTCTGATTTTACCATTGGGTATGATACTGCCGTAAACACATGTTTAGCAGCAATCGATAAGATCCGTGATACGGCAGATGCACACGAACGTGTATTCTTTATTGAAGTAATGGGCCGTGATACAGGCTACATCGCTGTACGCTCGGCTATTTCAGGCGGAGCAGAAATGGCGATTATACCCGAGTTTCCGTATGACAAAAATGTTGTTATCAACCGTTTGAAACATGGCACAAGTGACACTAAAGCATCTCACATTATTATTGTTGCTGAAGGTCACCAGGAAGGTCGTGCAAGTATGATTGCAAGAGATATTAAAGAAGCGCTACCTCAATTAGATTGCAGAGTAACCACATTAGGACACGTGCAACGTGGAGGCGGGCCATCAGCGGCTGATCGCGTATTAGCCAGCCGTCTGGGTCTGGCTACGGTGGAAGGCTTACTTGAAGGAAGAGCAAATGTAATGGCTGGCATTATCGATCATAAAGTAGTTTATACTCCTTTTATTGATACAATTACCAAGAGAAAGCCGATCAATGAAGATTTACTTTCATTGGCAGAAAAATTAAATGGCAGAAGCTATAAAGTATAG
- the miaA gene encoding tRNA (adenosine(37)-N6)-dimethylallyltransferase MiaA — MSFINKYVIVVVGPTAAGKTALAVSLAKRFNTAVLSADSRQVFKELSIGTAKATMEEQDGVPHYFVDSISIEESFNAGMFEREGLQLLDTLFLKHDVVIVCGGTGLYVKALLEGMDALPQADPELREALNREFEQRGLEVMTGELKEIDPETHAVIDLKNPLRVFRAIEVYRQTGKPLSSFKTGAKQERPFKTIRIGLNMPREELYARIDRRMDRMLEAGLEKEARDNIQYRNYNALQTVGYSEIFGFIDGLYDREEMIRLLKRNSRRYAKRQLTWFSKDAEVKWFHPGEITEITTFIEAKLQE, encoded by the coding sequence ATGTCGTTTATAAATAAATACGTAATTGTTGTTGTTGGCCCAACGGCGGCAGGGAAAACAGCACTGGCTGTTTCGCTGGCAAAGCGGTTTAATACGGCCGTGCTCTCTGCAGATTCACGGCAGGTATTCAAAGAATTGAGCATTGGAACAGCTAAAGCAACCATGGAAGAGCAGGATGGCGTGCCGCATTATTTTGTGGATTCAATTTCGATTGAAGAATCCTTTAATGCCGGAATGTTTGAGCGGGAGGGCCTGCAGCTGCTGGATACCTTATTTCTTAAACACGATGTAGTGATTGTATGCGGCGGCACAGGCTTGTATGTAAAGGCACTGCTGGAAGGTATGGATGCACTGCCGCAGGCAGACCCTGAATTGCGGGAAGCATTGAACAGAGAATTTGAACAGCGCGGCCTGGAGGTCATGACAGGTGAATTGAAGGAAATAGATCCGGAAACTCATGCTGTTATTGATCTGAAAAATCCCTTGCGGGTATTCAGGGCTATTGAAGTATACCGGCAGACGGGTAAACCGCTTTCCTCTTTTAAAACGGGAGCCAAGCAGGAGCGGCCGTTTAAAACCATCAGGATCGGGCTCAATATGCCAAGGGAAGAATTGTATGCACGTATTGACCGCCGTATGGATCGGATGCTGGAGGCCGGGCTGGAAAAGGAAGCGCGGGATAATATACAATACAGAAATTATAATGCGTTACAGACGGTTGGTTATTCAGAGATCTTCGGATTCATTGATGGCCTGTATGATCGGGAAGAAATGATCCGGCTGTTAAAGCGTAACAGCAGGAGGTATGCCAAACGCCAGCTGACGTGGTTTTCCAAAGATGCCGAAGTGAAATGGTTCCATCCCGGAGAAATAACGGAGATTACAACGTTTATTGAAGCTAAGTTGCAGGAGTAG
- the wecB gene encoding non-hydrolyzing UDP-N-acetylglucosamine 2-epimerase, translating to MLDIVIVAGARPNFVKIAPLIHKLLREEKINYTLVHTGQHYDPLMNDVFFEDLSIPAPSYHLGISGGSQNKQTSEIITGFEEFLKDSNAKAVIVVGDVTSTMACSIVTKKLHRDLIHIEAGLRSHDRAMPEEINRILTDSITDYFFTTSREAGANLVKEGIADDRIFFVGNIMIDSLVRTLPFIQRPEVYRTYSLEENNYYLLTLHRADNVDNADVLTDILRAVSESIGDRTCIFPVHPRTEKMLRGTSIFHEIKNIEFIEPLRYLEFLFMQKHAKAVITDSGGIQEETTFMNVPCVTYRTTTERPETITTGSNELAQDLPALKAFLNTLEAGEWKTSSIPPLWDGNTAGRIVQKLHAIYSI from the coding sequence ATGTTAGATATAGTAATAGTAGCAGGTGCACGCCCAAACTTTGTAAAGATAGCACCTTTGATTCATAAACTTTTACGTGAAGAAAAAATTAACTACACCCTTGTACATACCGGGCAGCATTACGATCCGTTAATGAACGATGTATTTTTTGAAGACCTGTCTATACCTGCCCCCAGCTATCATTTAGGGATCAGCGGCGGCAGCCAGAATAAACAGACGAGTGAAATCATTACCGGTTTTGAAGAATTTTTGAAAGACAGCAACGCCAAAGCGGTGATTGTTGTGGGCGATGTAACATCAACCATGGCCTGCAGCATTGTTACAAAAAAATTACACCGGGATCTGATCCATATCGAAGCAGGCCTGCGCTCCCATGACCGAGCCATGCCGGAAGAGATCAACCGTATTCTTACCGATTCCATTACAGATTATTTCTTTACAACATCCCGTGAAGCCGGTGCCAATCTGGTTAAAGAAGGCATTGCGGATGATCGTATTTTTTTTGTCGGCAACATTATGATTGACTCCCTGGTACGCACGTTACCTTTCATACAACGGCCGGAAGTGTACCGCACCTATTCCTTAGAAGAAAATAATTATTACCTGTTAACGCTTCACCGGGCGGATAATGTTGACAATGCAGATGTATTAACGGATATACTCAGAGCCGTGTCGGAATCGATCGGCGACCGAACCTGTATTTTCCCGGTGCACCCGCGCACAGAGAAAATGCTTCGCGGCACGTCTATTTTTCACGAAATAAAAAACATAGAGTTCATTGAACCGCTGCGGTATTTAGAATTTTTATTCATGCAGAAACATGCCAAAGCGGTTATTACAGATTCAGGCGGCATACAGGAAGAAACAACGTTTATGAACGTTCCCTGTGTAACGTACCGCACCACAACAGAGCGCCCGGAAACCATTACAACCGGTTCAAATGAACTGGCACAGGACTTACCAGCACTAAAAGCTTTCCTGAATACATTAGAAGCCGGTGAATGGAAAACCTCTTCGATCCCTCCGCTGTGGGATGGTAACACGGCCGGACGTATTGTTCAGAAGCTGCATGCTATTTATTCGATCTGA
- a CDS encoding polysaccharide biosynthesis C-terminal domain-containing protein: MHKKTLISTFVVRFILALNTFGIFILSSRYLGADGRGTISLFIANVTIVQLFSEVIFGSGYIYFIHQYSKKDIITYGFILSTLAGILVPLILYVTGLHPAGLVTDLIINSILFAWVNWIGLHLRAHKKFAFYNAFYLFLSVFQLTLIWLMLEQKATIQQYINGLQIHLAICFAVGLLFLWAVSKHTVQSTHAPVHWFELIKKSIISQYSNWLFFLNTRISYYLIYVYIKDNTLLGIYSAASILTEAVWIIPLALATPLYPIISSDPDKEKTVQLTNEYAYASFWLSLAATVLLLLVPEAVMEFVIGKDFTGLHSFILVLAAGTVILSYAKIYWNYFQGMGLFKINAKATLISFVVPLLLFVPFIPMLGVYGIAFMSCCSYLVYSFVLMYYYHKETHTSWKALLLPGFRLFPNV, translated from the coding sequence ATGCATAAAAAAACACTTATAAGTACATTTGTTGTGCGCTTCATTCTGGCGCTGAATACGTTTGGCATATTCATTCTGTCTTCCAGATACCTCGGGGCAGACGGCAGAGGTACCATAAGTCTGTTTATTGCAAACGTTACCATTGTTCAATTATTCAGTGAAGTGATTTTTGGTTCGGGCTATATTTATTTTATTCATCAATACAGTAAAAAAGATATTATCACGTACGGGTTTATCCTTTCAACACTGGCAGGAATACTCGTTCCGCTGATTTTATATGTTACGGGGCTGCATCCGGCAGGTTTAGTTACTGACCTGATCATCAACAGCATCTTATTTGCGTGGGTCAACTGGATCGGCCTGCATTTACGGGCGCACAAAAAATTCGCGTTCTACAATGCCTTCTATTTGTTTTTATCTGTCTTTCAGCTAACACTGATCTGGCTGATGCTGGAACAAAAAGCTACCATACAGCAATACATCAACGGTCTTCAGATTCATCTGGCTATCTGCTTTGCCGTTGGGCTATTATTTTTGTGGGCCGTATCTAAACATACAGTACAATCAACGCATGCACCCGTGCATTGGTTTGAACTCATTAAAAAGAGTATCATATCGCAATACAGCAACTGGCTTTTCTTTTTAAATACCCGTATCAGTTATTATTTGATTTATGTGTACATAAAAGATAATACTTTATTAGGAATTTATTCGGCGGCATCGATTTTAACAGAGGCGGTATGGATCATACCCCTTGCGTTGGCAACACCACTCTACCCGATCATTTCTTCCGACCCCGATAAAGAAAAAACCGTTCAGCTTACAAATGAATATGCGTATGCTTCTTTTTGGTTAAGCCTTGCCGCCACTGTTCTTTTATTGCTGGTTCCGGAAGCGGTGATGGAATTTGTAATCGGGAAAGACTTTACCGGACTGCATAGCTTTATTTTAGTATTAGCTGCAGGCACGGTTATTCTATCGTATGCAAAAATCTACTGGAATTATTTTCAGGGAATGGGTTTATTTAAAATCAATGCGAAAGCAACCTTGATTTCTTTTGTTGTTCCCCTGCTGCTGTTTGTGCCGTTTATTCCGATGCTGGGTGTGTACGGAATCGCATTCATGAGCTGCTGCAGCTATCTCGTATACAGTTTTGTATTGATGTATTATTACCACAAAGAAACACACACCAGCTGGAAAGCTTTATTATTACCGGGTTTCCGCTTGTTTCCAAACGTGTAA
- a CDS encoding gliding motility-associated C-terminal domain-containing protein, which translates to MNRPIYDNFFNYTSQGKQCADGLGLYFSTDSVYRANTSEHYKAFTDITPQVSNPSGNILTDSINYQKVSGVFTASGGEEWLVIGNFKDNAHTQALYNNLGRAVYAVDDISVQEWKPDLVSFTDTTLCADSTLTITLPEGLKDYKWSTGETARQITIAAGNGRYTVEASNGCTILRDTFYLHAVPRYTALDLGKDTFFCKIPAQYALTSPVRFDSYLWSNGAGAAHISITQPGTYWLEGTYSCGVLTDTITVSAFEKPDTILLPAADTALCSNAFLDIELSHAAMYDSYQWNNGSAADRLRIHHAGMYSIQAYTPEGCEVLDTINVSMIYPPANIHISDTLLCSGMQLIVAVPEQAGYTIRWYDGTAAVHSTIYQEGDYWVDIENRCYTVSDTFQVHVVDCALTIPNLITVNGDHKNDFFEIQTTVSRTLEIVLYSSWGRKVYASNDYKNDWNAEGLDAGLYYYQITDSVLRKKYTGWIQVIK; encoded by the coding sequence TTGAACAGACCAATTTACGATAATTTTTTTAATTATACTTCTCAAGGCAAGCAGTGTGCAGATGGATTGGGATTGTATTTTTCTACAGACAGTGTATACCGTGCTAATACATCTGAGCATTATAAAGCGTTTACAGATATTACCCCTCAGGTATCGAATCCCTCCGGGAATATCTTAACAGATTCAATAAATTATCAGAAAGTATCGGGTGTTTTTACGGCTAGCGGCGGAGAAGAATGGCTGGTAATCGGCAATTTCAAAGACAATGCGCATACACAGGCTCTTTATAATAATCTGGGCAGGGCAGTATATGCTGTTGATGATATTTCCGTACAGGAATGGAAACCGGATCTGGTTTCGTTTACAGATACAACATTGTGTGCGGATAGCACGCTCACCATAACACTTCCGGAAGGATTAAAAGATTACAAATGGTCTACCGGTGAAACTGCCCGTCAGATCACTATTGCTGCAGGCAATGGGCGCTATACCGTAGAAGCCAGCAATGGCTGCACCATTCTGCGTGATACCTTTTATCTGCATGCTGTACCACGTTATACCGCATTGGATCTGGGCAAGGATACCTTTTTTTGTAAGATCCCCGCGCAATATGCCTTAACATCACCGGTGCGCTTTGATTCCTATCTCTGGTCCAACGGAGCAGGAGCAGCGCACATCAGCATTACCCAACCCGGTACGTACTGGCTTGAAGGTACCTATAGCTGCGGAGTTTTAACAGACACAATTACTGTTTCTGCATTTGAAAAACCGGATACCATCCTCCTTCCGGCAGCAGATACGGCATTATGCAGCAATGCATTTTTAGATATTGAGCTGTCTCATGCAGCTATGTATGATTCGTATCAATGGAATAACGGTTCAGCCGCTGATAGGTTACGCATTCACCATGCCGGAATGTATTCCATTCAGGCATACACACCTGAGGGCTGCGAAGTTCTGGATACCATTAACGTTTCGATGATCTACCCGCCTGCAAACATCCATATCAGTGATACATTACTTTGTTCGGGCATGCAATTGATTGTTGCCGTTCCGGAGCAGGCAGGTTATACAATCCGCTGGTATGATGGCACGGCAGCGGTACACAGCACCATTTACCAGGAAGGTGACTACTGGGTTGATATAGAGAACAGGTGTTATACGGTATCGGATACCTTTCAGGTACATGTTGTAGATTGTGCGTTAACCATCCCGAATCTGATCACGGTAAACGGAGATCATAAAAATGATTTTTTTGAAATTCAAACTACGGTAAGCCGTACCCTTGAAATCGTTCTTTACAGCAGCTGGGGCCGTAAGGTGTATGCAAGCAACGATTATAAAAATGACTGGAATGCAGAAGGTTTAGATGCCGGATTATATTACTATCAGATAACTGATTCTGTTTTGAGAAAGAAATATACCGGCTGGATTCAGGTAATAAAATGA